In a genomic window of Syntrophorhabdus sp.:
- a CDS encoding 8-amino-7-oxononanoate synthase — protein sequence MKDRLASMLGDIRAQGNYRSVRYVRPLCAATVIHGGKEYLNLCSNSYLSLHLHPAMMAAARSAVDEYGTGTCSSRSVSGSIDLYEGLETAVARYKGYKKGLIFPTGYMANIGIVSTIPVAGDVIFSDELNHSSLIDAMRLSHAKKVIYKHRDVEDLERKLRKYALPGRSFVITESVFSMDGDMAPLADIMELRDRYGFCAVVDDAHGTGIFGRKGSGVEEHWGLKGKADIHMATFGKAMGSFGAFVLSDPVVIEYLINRARTFMYTTALPPAALAASRAALDLVAGDLSYKDELWRNIDHMRAGLLSAGFDLKKSVGPIVPIVVGRDVDAVKMQRMLMKKGFFLQAIRPPTVPTGTSRLRLTVVRGFSREQMDSAIEAITQAGRRMKLVP from the coding sequence ATGAAAGACAGGCTCGCGTCGATGCTCGGGGATATCCGGGCACAGGGCAACTACCGGAGCGTACGCTACGTGCGGCCCCTGTGCGCGGCCACGGTGATCCACGGCGGCAAGGAGTATCTCAATCTCTGTTCCAACAGCTATCTTTCGCTCCACCTCCATCCGGCGATGATGGCCGCGGCGAGATCGGCGGTGGACGAGTACGGCACCGGCACCTGTTCGTCGCGGAGCGTATCGGGGAGCATAGACCTCTACGAGGGGCTGGAAACGGCGGTCGCCCGCTACAAGGGCTACAAAAAGGGCCTCATATTCCCCACGGGATACATGGCGAACATCGGCATAGTGTCGACCATCCCGGTCGCCGGGGACGTCATCTTCAGCGACGAGCTGAACCATTCCAGCCTCATCGACGCCATGCGTCTTTCCCACGCGAAAAAGGTCATCTACAAACACCGCGATGTGGAGGACCTGGAGCGGAAACTGAGAAAATACGCCCTCCCCGGAAGGTCCTTCGTTATCACCGAATCGGTCTTCAGCATGGACGGCGACATGGCGCCCCTTGCCGACATCATGGAATTGAGGGACCGCTACGGCTTCTGTGCCGTTGTCGACGATGCGCACGGGACGGGGATATTCGGCAGGAAGGGAAGCGGTGTCGAGGAGCACTGGGGATTGAAAGGGAAGGCCGACATCCACATGGCCACATTCGGCAAGGCCATGGGGTCCTTCGGCGCCTTCGTCCTTTCCGACCCCGTCGTGATAGAGTACCTCATCAACAGGGCGCGGACCTTCATGTACACGACGGCCCTGCCTCCGGCGGCGCTCGCGGCATCGCGGGCGGCCCTCGACCTCGTGGCGGGAGACCTCTCCTACAAGGACGAACTCTGGCGCAACATCGACCACATGCGCGCGGGGCTTCTCTCCGCGGGTTTCGACCTCAAAAAGAGCGTGGGCCCCATTGTCCCCATAGTGGTGGGCAGGGACGTCGACGCCGTGAAGATGCAGAGGATGCTCATGAAGAAGGGCTTCTTCCTCCAGGCCATCCGCCCCCCCACGGTCCCCACGGGCACATCGAGACTGCGCCTCACGGTGGTCCGCGGCTTCTCCCGCGAGCAAATGGACAGCGCCATCGAGGCGATAACGCAAGCGGGAAGGAGGATGAAGCTGGTCCCCTAG
- a CDS encoding glutaconyl-CoA decarboxylase subunit alpha — MRPYFEKMQEWNKPVKVNAKNAEEIKAVEKEIDELVDKAKKAGLAQETLNKRGEWTVHQRLEYIVDPGTWAPLHMLFDPMDEESGTTGVVDGLGRINGKWCVIIGFDNKVMAGAWIAGQPHNILRVTDIAKRLHCPLVWLVNCSGVKLPEQERMYANRRGSGTTFFRHAELNKLGIPVLAAIYGTNPAGGGYQGISPTLLLAHKDCNIAVGGAGIVSGMAPKGYFDEPMAEQIIEATKKFKSVPPGRVEIHYDHTGFFREVHQSEESLLDSLKAWVGKLPYYDPGFFRVAKPAEPKFPAEDLYSIVSFNQKMVYDVEQFMSRLVDNSEHMEFRPDIGPELYTGLVKVDGFLIGIVGNRQGMLPKGYPQYAPYPGIGGKFYREGLIKVNEFVSLCGRDRVPMIWVQDTSGIDVGDIAEKAELLGLGQALIYSIEQSDLPMMTIVLRKGTAAAHYIMAGPQANNNNCFTLGTATTEIYVMHGETAAVASFARRLVKEKDAGKPLAPVIEKMNATVKHYYDMSRPSYCAKKGLVDEVVKFADLRKYFVAFANCAYANPKSICPQHQMILPRVIKG, encoded by the coding sequence ATGAGACCGTATTTTGAAAAAATGCAGGAATGGAACAAGCCGGTAAAGGTGAACGCAAAGAACGCTGAGGAGATCAAAGCTGTTGAGAAAGAGATCGATGAACTCGTCGACAAGGCCAAGAAGGCCGGCCTGGCCCAGGAGACACTGAACAAACGCGGTGAATGGACAGTTCACCAGAGGTTGGAATACATTGTCGACCCCGGTACATGGGCCCCGCTTCACATGCTGTTCGATCCCATGGACGAAGAGTCGGGGACAACCGGCGTCGTGGACGGTCTCGGCAGGATAAACGGCAAATGGTGCGTCATCATCGGTTTTGACAACAAGGTCATGGCGGGCGCCTGGATCGCGGGCCAGCCCCACAACATCCTGAGGGTCACGGACATCGCGAAAAGGCTCCACTGCCCTCTCGTGTGGCTCGTCAACTGCAGCGGCGTCAAGCTCCCCGAGCAGGAAAGGATGTACGCCAACAGGCGCGGCAGCGGCACAACGTTCTTCCGCCACGCGGAACTGAACAAACTGGGCATCCCCGTCCTCGCGGCCATATACGGAACGAACCCGGCAGGCGGCGGCTACCAGGGCATCTCCCCCACGCTCCTTCTTGCCCACAAGGATTGCAATATAGCCGTCGGCGGCGCCGGCATCGTCAGCGGTATGGCGCCCAAGGGCTACTTCGACGAACCGATGGCCGAGCAGATCATCGAAGCCACCAAGAAGTTCAAGAGCGTGCCTCCCGGCAGGGTAGAGATCCACTATGACCACACGGGATTCTTCCGCGAAGTTCACCAGTCGGAAGAGAGCCTCCTCGATTCGCTGAAGGCCTGGGTTGGCAAGCTTCCCTACTACGATCCGGGTTTCTTCAGGGTCGCGAAGCCGGCGGAACCGAAGTTCCCGGCCGAAGATCTCTACAGCATCGTTTCATTCAACCAGAAGATGGTGTACGACGTGGAACAGTTCATGTCACGCCTCGTCGATAACAGCGAGCATATGGAATTCCGTCCCGACATCGGCCCCGAGCTCTACACGGGTCTTGTCAAGGTCGACGGCTTCCTCATCGGTATAGTCGGCAACAGGCAGGGCATGCTGCCCAAGGGCTACCCGCAGTACGCGCCGTATCCCGGCATCGGCGGCAAGTTCTACCGTGAGGGCCTCATCAAGGTCAACGAGTTCGTCAGCCTCTGCGGCAGGGACAGGGTCCCCATGATCTGGGTCCAGGATACGTCGGGCATCGACGTCGGCGACATCGCCGAGAAGGCGGAGCTCCTCGGCCTCGGCCAGGCGCTCATCTACTCCATCGAGCAGAGCGACCTCCCCATGATGACCATCGTCCTGAGGAAGGGCACCGCGGCCGCCCACTACATCATGGCCGGCCCGCAGGCGAACAACAACAACTGCTTCACCCTCGGCACGGCAACCACCGAGATCTACGTCATGCACGGTGAGACCGCGGCTGTCGCCAGCTTCGCGCGGCGCCTCGTGAAAGAGAAAGACGCGGGCAAGCCTCTCGCGCCGGTCATCGAAAAGATGAACGCGACCGTGAAGCATTACTATGACATGTCACGGCCTTCCTACTGCGCGAAGAAGGGTCTTGTCGACGAGGTCGTGAAATTTGCCGACCTCAGGAAGTATTTCGTGGCCTTCGCGAACTGCGCGTACGCGAACCCGAAATCGATATGCCCGCAGCACCAGATGATCCTCCCCAGGGTTATCAAGGGCTAA
- a CDS encoding IMP cyclohydrolase gives MEDIKGMYKKIVKDNFPETIRIDLGGQVLVYRKKVWNIFDADEKCDVERGLRYGENPDQPSAMYELTNGNITLGDVRFFDVETGLVSKVTEKDMLQVGKHPGKINLTDVDNALNILRFLDQKPACAIMKHNNPSGAAYGSTSAEAFEKAFWCDRIAAFGGAVVFTRTLDIETAKAMVPYYFEVVCAPDFEGGAIDVLKKWKNLRLMQIKEIERLGAFKTRRTIDLKSLMDGGLIIQESQPFRIRGKEDLRPAEAVYKGETYRIKRMPTDDEYRDMLFGWYVESGVSSNSALFVKDEATVAIGTGEQDRVGVVEIAVFKAYKKFADTEVFRKFGVPYAVFKLEAERGGRDMKDLDAIDAYTREMNAGLQGSVIVSDGFFPFRDGVDAAIREGARGVIQPGGSERDYEVIEACNEQGVTMVFAGQRLFKH, from the coding sequence GTGGAAGACATCAAGGGGATGTACAAGAAGATCGTCAAGGATAATTTTCCCGAGACCATCAGGATCGACCTCGGCGGACAGGTGCTCGTTTACAGGAAGAAGGTCTGGAACATATTCGACGCCGACGAGAAATGCGACGTCGAACGGGGCCTCCGGTACGGCGAGAACCCCGACCAGCCGTCGGCGATGTACGAGCTCACGAACGGCAACATCACCCTCGGCGATGTGCGGTTCTTTGACGTCGAAACGGGCCTCGTGAGCAAGGTCACCGAAAAGGACATGCTCCAGGTGGGAAAACACCCGGGGAAGATCAACCTGACCGACGTGGACAATGCCCTGAACATCCTCAGGTTCCTCGATCAGAAGCCCGCCTGCGCCATCATGAAGCACAACAACCCGAGCGGCGCGGCATACGGCTCGACGAGCGCGGAGGCCTTCGAAAAGGCCTTCTGGTGCGACAGGATAGCGGCCTTCGGGGGGGCGGTCGTCTTCACCAGGACCCTCGACATCGAGACGGCGAAGGCAATGGTGCCCTACTACTTCGAGGTCGTTTGCGCCCCGGACTTCGAGGGCGGTGCCATCGACGTCCTGAAGAAATGGAAGAACCTGCGCCTCATGCAGATAAAGGAGATAGAGCGCCTCGGCGCCTTCAAGACTAGAAGGACGATAGATCTCAAGTCCCTCATGGACGGGGGCTTGATCATCCAGGAATCCCAGCCTTTCAGGATACGGGGGAAAGAGGATCTCAGGCCTGCCGAGGCGGTCTACAAGGGTGAGACATACAGGATAAAGCGGATGCCCACGGATGACGAATACCGGGACATGCTCTTCGGCTGGTACGTGGAGTCGGGGGTCAGTTCCAACTCGGCCCTTTTCGTGAAGGACGAGGCGACGGTGGCCATCGGCACGGGAGAGCAGGACCGGGTGGGCGTTGTGGAGATCGCCGTTTTCAAGGCCTACAAGAAGTTCGCCGACACCGAGGTCTTCAGGAAGTTCGGGGTGCCCTATGCCGTCTTCAAGCTCGAGGCGGAGCGGGGCGGCAGGGACATGAAGGACCTTGACGCGATAGACGCGTACACGCGGGAGATGAACGCCGGCCTTCAGGGTTCCGTCATCGTTTCCGACGGCTTCTTCCCCTTCAGGGACGGGGTGGACGCGGCGATCAGGGAAGGGGCCCGGGGCGTCATCCAGCCGGGTGGCTCGGAGCGCGACTACGAGGTCATCGAGGCCTGCAACGAACAGGGTGTCACGATGGTCTTCGCGGGCCAGCGGCTCTTCAAGCACTAG
- a CDS encoding transketolase has translation MFDADQLTDKQIEDLKALSLVAKGDILTMTRLAGTGHPGGSMSSLDLYLTVFSCADLTGPDADRIVISHGHTSPGAYASIARLGHMPIEEVVAFFRKAGSPFEGHVVKGLPFIRWSTGNLGQGLSVGVGFAIAARMRGSSSQTYVFMGDGEQQKGQISEARRLAVKYGLTNITVLVDYNKLQISGSIDLVMPQNIVENYLADGWDIIEINGHDHQEIYHALKKAREVDNPVCIIANTVMGNGVPFMENKEKYHGSPVSEAEYKEAMAILGLEDRLDHYREKRKGKWTFELSREEYDLGIDTGSPFTYQESDKIDNRSAFGKALKDIGDRNIPEGRPVSAFDCDLASSVKTADFAKAYPDHFFQGGIQEHNTASVAGALSTAGVLTFFADFGVFGIDETYNQQRINDINSTNLKTAITHVGLDVGPDGKTHQCIDYIGLARSLYRARTIVPCDANQTDRVIRYVAAARGNYFIGMGRNRWPVMYRKEGEPYFAGDYAFEYGKMDLMADGTDGAIITYGGLVSKALAVRERLAGKGKSFAVVNMPCVDEADEAMMAKLAALPSVVTYEDHNVKTGIVPVITASLLKLGFTGAFLSFGATSYGASGETDEVLASQGLDIETVTEKIGNR, from the coding sequence ATGTTTGATGCAGACCAGCTGACGGATAAACAGATCGAGGATCTGAAGGCGCTCTCGTTAGTCGCCAAGGGCGATATCCTGACCATGACCCGCCTCGCCGGCACGGGCCACCCCGGCGGTTCCATGTCGTCCCTCGACCTGTACCTTACCGTTTTTTCATGCGCCGACCTCACGGGGCCCGATGCCGACCGGATCGTGATAAGCCATGGCCACACGTCCCCGGGGGCGTACGCGAGCATTGCCCGCCTGGGCCATATGCCCATCGAAGAGGTGGTGGCATTCTTCAGGAAGGCGGGCAGCCCCTTCGAGGGGCACGTGGTCAAGGGCCTGCCCTTCATCAGGTGGTCGACGGGCAACCTCGGCCAGGGCCTGTCCGTGGGCGTGGGTTTCGCCATCGCCGCCAGGATGCGCGGCAGTTCGTCCCAAACATACGTCTTCATGGGGGACGGAGAACAGCAGAAGGGACAGATCTCCGAGGCGCGCCGCCTGGCCGTCAAGTACGGTCTTACGAACATAACCGTGCTCGTGGATTACAACAAGCTCCAGATCAGCGGCAGCATCGACCTCGTCATGCCCCAGAACATCGTCGAGAATTACCTCGCCGACGGCTGGGACATCATCGAGATAAACGGTCATGACCATCAGGAGATATACCACGCCCTGAAGAAGGCGCGCGAGGTGGACAACCCGGTGTGCATCATAGCGAACACGGTCATGGGCAACGGCGTCCCCTTCATGGAGAACAAGGAAAAGTACCATGGCAGCCCCGTCAGCGAGGCGGAGTACAAGGAGGCGATGGCCATCCTGGGGCTTGAGGACAGGCTCGACCATTACCGGGAAAAGAGGAAGGGGAAGTGGACGTTCGAACTCTCCCGCGAGGAGTACGACCTTGGGATCGATACCGGTTCGCCCTTCACATACCAGGAATCGGACAAGATCGACAACCGCAGCGCTTTCGGGAAGGCCTTGAAGGACATAGGCGACAGGAACATCCCCGAGGGGCGGCCGGTCAGCGCCTTCGACTGCGACCTGGCAAGCTCGGTCAAGACGGCCGACTTCGCGAAGGCCTACCCCGACCACTTTTTCCAGGGTGGCATCCAGGAACACAATACGGCCAGCGTCGCGGGAGCGCTCTCCACGGCGGGAGTGCTCACCTTCTTCGCCGATTTCGGCGTTTTCGGGATAGACGAGACGTACAACCAGCAGCGCATAAACGACATCAACTCGACCAACCTGAAGACGGCCATCACCCACGTGGGCCTCGACGTGGGGCCAGACGGCAAGACGCACCAGTGCATCGACTACATCGGCCTGGCGCGAAGCCTCTACCGCGCGAGGACGATCGTTCCCTGCGACGCGAACCAGACGGACAGGGTCATCCGCTACGTGGCGGCGGCCCGGGGCAATTACTTCATCGGCATGGGCCGCAACCGGTGGCCGGTTATGTACAGGAAGGAAGGCGAACCTTACTTCGCCGGCGACTATGCCTTCGAATACGGAAAGATGGACCTCATGGCCGACGGGACGGATGGCGCCATCATCACCTACGGAGGGCTTGTCTCGAAGGCCCTGGCGGTGAGGGAGAGGCTTGCCGGGAAGGGAAAGTCGTTCGCGGTGGTGAACATGCCCTGCGTGGACGAGGCCGACGAGGCCATGATGGCAAAGCTCGCCGCCCTGCCCTCGGTCGTCACCTACGAGGACCACAACGTCAAGACGGGCATCGTCCCCGTCATAACCGCCTCCCTCCTGAAGCTCGGCTTCACGGGGGCATTCCTCTCCTTCGGCGCCACCTCCTACGGCGCGTCGGGCGAAACGGACGAGGTCCTGGCGAGCCAGGGACTGGACATAGAAACAGTGACAGAGAAGATAGGTAATAGGTGA
- the nth gene encoding endonuclease III, with protein MKKDVDSILNKLQEMHGEPRVELSYANPLELTIATVLSAQCTDERVNRVTKDLFEKYRKVEDYLKAPQSELEEDIRPTGFYRNKAKSIKNIAGELLERFGGTVPDDIDAFATVKGIGRKSANMIVGLAYNKPGVIVDTHVARVAGRLGLTANKDPEKIEADLKEAVPMPWWMAFSLLAILHGRYLCKAKQPDCPRCLMREDCNYYSMGGT; from the coding sequence ATGAAAAAAGATGTCGACTCCATTCTGAATAAACTCCAGGAAATGCACGGGGAGCCCCGGGTGGAGCTTTCCTATGCGAACCCGCTGGAGCTTACCATCGCGACGGTCCTGTCGGCCCAGTGCACGGACGAGCGGGTCAACAGGGTGACGAAGGATCTTTTTGAGAAATACAGGAAGGTGGAGGACTACCTGAAAGCGCCGCAGTCGGAGCTGGAAGAGGACATACGGCCCACGGGTTTCTACCGGAACAAGGCAAAGAGCATAAAGAATATAGCCGGGGAGCTCCTCGAGAGGTTCGGGGGGACGGTTCCCGACGATATAGACGCCTTCGCGACGGTGAAGGGCATAGGCAGGAAATCGGCCAACATGATAGTGGGCCTGGCATACAACAAACCGGGCGTGATAGTGGACACCCACGTGGCGCGCGTTGCGGGGAGGCTGGGGCTCACGGCGAACAAGGACCCGGAAAAGATCGAGGCGGACCTGAAAGAGGCGGTGCCCATGCCCTGGTGGATGGCATTTTCCCTCCTCGCCATACTCCACGGGAGGTACCTTTGCAAGGCGAAACAGCCCGATTGTCCCCGGTGCCTCATGCGCGAAGACTGTAATTACTACTCCATGGGAGGAACATAA
- the polX gene encoding DNA polymerase/3'-5' exonuclease PolX: MSAKNIVGVLEEIGTLLEIKGENPFKSRAYFNAARALSGIEDLEGVVAEGKLREIKGIGEAIAAKVTEYLSTGKIHYYEELKEEVPGSLLELTAVPNLGPKKIKALFEELHITNVGELEYACRENRLVNLAGFGEKTQEKILKGIEFIKKHKGEHLFGDVYPDAVAIRDRLKALVPGGLVEVCGSIRRRKEVVKDMDILAAGDDREAISLAFTTLPGIEEIYLTGETKTSCRLISGVDADLRVVSVAEYPSALMYFTGSKEHNVRLRGIAKRKGLKLNEYGLFDGDRPLAVASEDDVYRELGLAYIPPEMREDMGEIEAAGSGGLPRLVAESDIRGVFHVHTTFSDGSESLERMVDAARRLGFAYIGISDHSKSAYYAGGLKKDDLERQWELVDGLNERLDGFRVFKGIESDILPDGSLDYDEDILKRFDFVIASIHSSFKLKGDEQVARVVRAMDNPRMTMLGHPTGRLLLSREGYDIDMKTVIDEAAKRGVVIELNASPYRFDIDWRHLPYAKMRGVTISINPDAHSGAGLAEVFYGVGIARKGWQEAKDILNTRTTEEVEKVFQRRRH, encoded by the coding sequence ATGTCGGCAAAGAACATTGTGGGTGTCCTTGAAGAGATCGGGACGCTCCTTGAGATCAAGGGCGAGAACCCCTTCAAGTCGCGGGCTTACTTCAATGCCGCCCGGGCGCTGTCCGGCATCGAGGACCTTGAGGGTGTTGTCGCCGAGGGGAAGTTACGGGAGATCAAGGGGATCGGCGAGGCGATCGCCGCGAAGGTGACCGAATACCTTTCGACAGGAAAGATCCACTATTACGAGGAGTTGAAGGAAGAGGTCCCCGGGTCGCTCCTCGAGCTCACCGCGGTGCCGAACCTGGGGCCGAAGAAGATAAAGGCCCTTTTCGAAGAGCTCCACATAACGAATGTGGGGGAGCTGGAATACGCCTGCCGCGAGAACCGTCTCGTGAACCTTGCCGGTTTCGGCGAGAAGACCCAGGAAAAGATACTCAAAGGCATCGAGTTCATCAAGAAGCACAAGGGGGAACATCTCTTCGGGGACGTCTATCCCGATGCGGTGGCCATCCGCGACAGGCTCAAGGCACTGGTGCCCGGCGGCCTCGTCGAGGTCTGCGGGAGCATCCGCAGGCGCAAAGAGGTGGTCAAGGACATGGATATCCTTGCCGCGGGGGACGACAGGGAGGCCATATCGCTTGCCTTCACGACCCTTCCCGGCATCGAGGAGATCTACCTGACAGGCGAGACCAAGACCTCCTGCCGGCTCATCTCCGGTGTCGACGCGGACCTGCGCGTCGTGAGCGTCGCCGAGTACCCCTCGGCGCTCATGTATTTCACGGGCAGCAAGGAGCACAACGTGCGTTTAAGGGGCATCGCGAAGAGAAAGGGCCTCAAGCTGAACGAATATGGGTTGTTCGATGGCGATCGGCCCCTTGCTGTCGCGTCAGAAGATGATGTGTACCGGGAACTGGGGCTTGCCTACATCCCGCCGGAGATGCGCGAGGATATGGGGGAGATCGAAGCCGCCGGATCGGGAGGGCTGCCTCGACTCGTCGCCGAGTCCGATATCAGGGGTGTCTTTCACGTCCACACGACCTTCAGTGACGGGTCCGAGTCCCTGGAGAGGATGGTCGACGCGGCAAGAAGGCTCGGATTTGCCTACATCGGGATATCGGATCACAGCAAGAGCGCCTACTACGCGGGCGGCCTCAAGAAGGACGACCTCGAGAGACAATGGGAGCTCGTCGACGGGCTCAATGAAAGGCTCGATGGTTTCCGCGTCTTCAAGGGTATCGAAAGCGATATCCTGCCCGACGGCAGTCTCGACTACGATGAGGATATCCTCAAACGCTTCGATTTCGTCATTGCCTCCATCCATTCCAGTTTCAAGCTCAAAGGCGATGAGCAGGTCGCGCGCGTGGTCCGGGCGATGGACAATCCGCGCATGACCATGCTCGGCCATCCCACGGGCAGGCTGCTCCTGTCCCGGGAAGGTTATGACATCGACATGAAGACGGTGATCGACGAGGCGGCGAAACGCGGCGTTGTCATCGAGCTCAACGCGAGCCCCTACCGGTTCGACATCGACTGGCGGCACCTGCCCTACGCGAAGATGAGGGGCGTTACGATCTCCATCAACCCCGACGCCCACAGCGGCGCCGGCCTCGCCGAGGTCTTCTACGGCGTCGGCATCGCCAGAAAGGGCTGGCAGGAGGCGAAAGACATCCTCAACACCCGCACCACGGAAGAAGTGGAGAAGGTCTTTCAACGCCGAAGGCATTGA